One genomic window of uncultured Methanobrevibacter sp. includes the following:
- a CDS encoding V-type ATP synthase subunit I translates to MFKTARMRKIRIVTLDKYVAPTVDALHESGLIQISDISDSIQQDPELAELVTPAKATPYTGKISSLLMKTNGISELLGNSLSEGHGLKDLAMSFISPDVPVQKEVEKLDTEAFIEKAEDTLSQVEAKTSVIEGKLSALDAETSELQSNKSLANRLSNFDMNLADLKDSKYTSTTVGRINAGSASEIKNELSNLTDELDIFTVPADDNDYSIVVVVTLKEYSDEVYSTLRKFDFEKIEVGNVDGTPQQIISNADARLLTIESERASVKTELRAVAEQWDDDILALKEQLENEKEKNEILSSFVQTKDAYVLEAWVPVKDTEKVEQLVEKSSDGHCAFETIEVEGTDDENVPVLQQNGWYAKPFEYLVDMYSPVRYNSMDPTIFVAITFPLFFGFCLTDAVYGLVVALIGVVLLKGMGKVKESMHSFGWILIWSGLWAVILGLITNGFIGDFPERIAGFRLPTVIPAVEAFVHPDTILIIAILIGLVYTNIGFILGAINNLRYGNVKEAIGSQICWFVFEAGIILLALGFMMPAIGMIGMILGGILIVATIGMLVWANGAYGVMDIFGYMGDVLSYARLLALCLATGGIAMTVNILAQMLNNMVPVVGIVVAIIVFVGGHIANFAFQVLGAFINALRLNYVEFFSQFFMESKGKFEAFKANRTFTKIK, encoded by the coding sequence ATGTTCAAGACAGCTAGAATGCGTAAAATTAGAATTGTTACACTTGATAAGTATGTAGCTCCTACAGTGGATGCTCTCCACGAATCAGGGCTTATACAAATCAGTGATATTTCTGACAGCATTCAGCAAGATCCTGAATTAGCGGAATTAGTTACTCCTGCTAAAGCCACTCCATACACTGGTAAGATATCTTCTCTTCTTATGAAAACAAACGGTATATCTGAACTTTTAGGAAATTCTTTATCAGAAGGCCATGGGTTAAAAGACTTAGCTATGTCTTTTATTAGTCCGGATGTACCTGTTCAAAAAGAAGTAGAAAAATTAGATACTGAAGCTTTCATTGAAAAAGCTGAAGACACTCTATCCCAGGTGGAAGCTAAAACAAGTGTTATAGAAGGAAAACTTTCCGCACTCGACGCTGAAACAAGTGAACTACAGTCTAATAAAAGTTTGGCTAATCGCTTATCTAATTTTGACATGAATTTAGCTGACTTAAAAGATTCAAAGTACACTTCTACTACTGTTGGAAGGATTAATGCTGGATCTGCTTCAGAAATCAAAAATGAATTAAGTAACTTGACAGATGAATTAGATATTTTTACTGTTCCTGCCGATGATAATGATTATTCTATTGTCGTTGTAGTAACATTAAAAGAATATAGTGATGAAGTTTATTCAACACTTCGTAAATTTGACTTTGAGAAAATTGAAGTGGGTAATGTTGACGGAACACCTCAACAAATTATTTCAAACGCTGATGCAAGATTATTGACCATTGAATCAGAACGTGCCTCTGTTAAAACAGAATTAAGGGCAGTTGCAGAACAATGGGACGATGACATATTAGCTCTCAAAGAACAATTAGAAAATGAAAAAGAAAAGAACGAAATTCTTTCTTCATTTGTTCAAACCAAAGATGCTTACGTTCTTGAAGCATGGGTACCTGTAAAGGATACTGAAAAGGTTGAACAACTTGTTGAAAAAAGTTCTGATGGACATTGTGCCTTTGAAACAATAGAGGTTGAAGGTACAGATGATGAGAATGTTCCAGTCCTACAACAAAATGGATGGTATGCAAAACCTTTCGAATACCTTGTTGATATGTACTCTCCAGTACGTTACAATTCAATGGACCCAACAATCTTTGTTGCAATCACATTCCCATTATTCTTCGGTTTCTGTTTAACCGATGCAGTTTATGGTTTAGTTGTAGCACTCATTGGTGTAGTCCTCCTTAAAGGTATGGGTAAAGTTAAAGAATCCATGCATTCATTTGGTTGGATTTTAATCTGGTCCGGTCTGTGGGCCGTTATACTGGGTCTGATTACCAACGGTTTCATTGGGGACTTCCCGGAAAGAATAGCTGGTTTCCGTTTACCAACAGTTATTCCTGCTGTTGAAGCATTTGTACATCCGGATACTATTTTGATAATAGCTATCTTAATTGGTCTTGTTTACACCAACATCGGATTTATTTTAGGTGCTATCAACAACTTGAGATACGGAAACGTCAAAGAGGCTATCGGTTCTCAAATTTGTTGGTTTGTATTTGAAGCTGGTATTATCCTCTTAGCATTAGGTTTCATGATGCCTGCAATAGGTATGATTGGAATGATTTTAGGAGGAATATTAATAGTTGCAACTATTGGAATGTTAGTATGGGCTAACGGTGCATACGGTGTAATGGATATTTTCGGTTACATGGGTGATGTATTATCATATGCACGTCTTTTAGCATTATGTTTAGCTACCGGTGGTATTGCTATGACAGTAAACATCTTAGCTCAAATGTTAAATAATATGGTTCCTGTAGTGGGTATTGTTGTTGCAATCATCGTATTTGTCGGTGGTCATATAGCAAACTTCGCTTTCCAAGTATTAGGTGCATTTATTAACGCTTTACGTCTTAACTATGTAGAGTTCTTCTCTCAATTCTTCATGGAAAGTAAAGGAAAATTCGAAGCTTTCAAAGCAAATAGAACATTTACTAAAATTAAATAA
- a CDS encoding HrpE/YscL family type III secretion apparatus protein yields the protein MAEISDAIAMIKKAESDAEQLIVDSEAQSKDLIAESQVKAEEIISQAKLQAEDDAKDTVFDAEDKAKKEAQTIAEQSKVEVKSIKDKAMANVDDAASIIVKNIL from the coding sequence ATGGCAGAGATATCAGACGCAATCGCAATGATAAAAAAAGCTGAATCCGATGCTGAACAACTTATTGTCGATTCAGAAGCACAATCAAAAGATTTGATTGCTGAATCACAAGTAAAAGCTGAGGAAATTATTTCCCAAGCTAAATTGCAAGCAGAAGACGATGCAAAAGATACTGTTTTTGATGCAGAAGATAAAGCTAAAAAAGAAGCACAAACAATTGCTGAGCAATCCAAAGTGGAAGTTAAATCCATAAAGGACAAAGCTATGGCAAATGTTGACGATGCGGCTTCAATTATTGTCAAAAATATTTTGTAG
- a CDS encoding nitroreductase family protein, producing the protein MEFIDVITERYSVRGYLDKEVEPEKLEYVLKAATIAPTGVNAQPFKVYVIDTKKYKDELSEIYAAKWFVEAPLVLCVVGVKNEAWTRPWDQKNIADIDATIVMDHMILAAADVGLGTCYIGAFKKYKAHEFLGLKENEEAVLFTPLGYGNAEPRDTPRKELDEFVVYKD; encoded by the coding sequence ATGGAATTTATTGACGTAATAACAGAAAGATACAGTGTAAGAGGATACTTGGATAAGGAAGTAGAACCAGAAAAACTGGAATATGTACTAAAAGCAGCAACAATAGCACCAACCGGTGTAAATGCACAGCCATTTAAAGTCTATGTTATTGATACCAAAAAATATAAGGATGAACTTTCCGAAATATATGCTGCAAAATGGTTTGTTGAAGCTCCTTTGGTATTGTGTGTAGTGGGAGTTAAAAATGAGGCATGGACAAGACCTTGGGACCAAAAGAATATTGCAGACATTGATGCAACTATTGTAATGGATCATATGATACTTGCCGCAGCTGATGTGGGTCTTGGAACCTGTTACATCGGCGCATTTAAAAAATATAAGGCTCATGAATTCTTAGGCCTAAAAGAAAACGAGGAAGCTGTACTATTCACTCCATTAGGATATGGAAACGCCGAGCCTAGAGACACTCCAAGAAAAGAACTGGATGAATTTGTAGTATATAAAGATTAG
- a CDS encoding citryl-CoA lyase translates to MQENNFRVNPKSLRTAVSRVEKDKIVTRGYNQKDLIEKIRFGDMVFLLLKGRLPSLKESKIFNHVLVSFCDHGVTPPSTQTARLITSSGSPMNSAIGGALLSFGNKHAGAIEKAMELYQSRISSVHLIDDPTIDNKQIASLAIDIYNDYIVKDKKIPGFGHRYHDVDPRAEKLMEIAVDKGYIGPHIKLALALQDLVYTKKHIKLNVDGANAAILSDLGFSPELGLGIFMIGRLPGLIAHSYEEKMDEDEFRRFCDLDDIEYMG, encoded by the coding sequence ATGCAAGAGAATAATTTTAGAGTCAATCCCAAATCTTTAAGGACTGCGGTTTCCCGTGTTGAAAAGGATAAAATCGTAACTCGCGGATACAATCAAAAAGATTTGATTGAGAAAATCAGATTTGGGGATATGGTTTTCCTGCTTTTGAAAGGAAGACTTCCTTCACTTAAGGAAAGCAAAATTTTCAATCATGTTTTGGTGTCATTTTGTGATCATGGCGTTACTCCGCCAAGCACTCAAACCGCAAGACTGATAACCTCTTCAGGCTCACCGATGAACTCTGCTATTGGGGGTGCTTTATTGTCATTTGGAAATAAGCATGCGGGAGCCATTGAAAAGGCTATGGAACTATACCAATCACGAATCAGCTCTGTTCATCTGATTGATGATCCGACCATTGACAACAAGCAGATTGCAAGTCTTGCCATTGATATTTACAATGATTATATAGTTAAGGATAAAAAGATACCCGGTTTTGGCCATAGGTATCATGACGTTGACCCTAGGGCTGAAAAATTGATGGAAATTGCTGTTGATAAGGGTTATATCGGACCTCACATTAAGCTGGCTTTGGCACTGCAGGATTTGGTATACACTAAAAAGCATATCAAATTGAATGTTGATGGTGCAAATGCGGCAATATTGTCAGATTTAGGATTTTCACCTGAATTGGGTTTGGGCATTTTCATGATTGGAAGACTTCCAGGATTAATTGCACACAGTTACGAGGAAAAAATGGATGAAGATGAATTCAGAAGGTTTTGTGACCTTGACGATATAGAATATATGGGATGA
- a CDS encoding fumarate hydratase codes for MDLVKDISDTIIKASTTLSDDKSDALKRAIDMEENDNARWALSQILENYEVAQKTKFPLCDDTGIPHVIIEIGEDRQISGELLNQIHEGISSGLNNLPARPMAVKGNSVERIEQSEGLYDEPGKLAPASILIDSTNDESTYKRDIEPDTLNIHFLLEGGGPEIRAKTYRVYHKRSFENVIGTACEWLESSLKMLGCTPSIPSIGIGRTHFEATSLLIKSIAYGSLDKQNDYENQITERLNRTGIGPMGLGGKTTVLGCYLNIGNQRASGVRIVSIRPSCFVEPRVATLKL; via the coding sequence ATGGATCTTGTAAAAGACATTTCAGACACCATAATAAAAGCCTCAACCACACTTTCAGATGATAAATCTGATGCTTTAAAAAGGGCAATAGATATGGAAGAAAACGACAATGCCCGTTGGGCATTATCACAGATTTTGGAAAATTATGAGGTTGCCCAGAAAACCAAGTTTCCATTGTGTGACGATACCGGAATTCCTCATGTGATAATTGAGATTGGTGAGGACAGGCAGATATCTGGAGAGCTATTAAATCAGATTCATGAAGGAATTTCTTCAGGCTTAAATAATCTTCCGGCAAGGCCCATGGCGGTTAAAGGCAATTCTGTGGAACGTATTGAACAGAGTGAAGGGTTATATGATGAGCCTGGAAAGCTCGCACCGGCATCTATCCTAATTGACAGCACTAATGACGAGTCAACATATAAAAGGGATATTGAACCCGATACATTGAACATTCATTTTTTGCTTGAAGGGGGAGGTCCTGAAATCAGGGCGAAAACATACAGGGTTTACCATAAACGTTCCTTTGAAAATGTAATCGGCACCGCATGTGAATGGCTGGAATCCTCCCTAAAAATGTTGGGATGCACTCCGTCAATTCCCTCAATCGGAATTGGAAGGACACATTTTGAAGCTACATCACTTTTAATCAAATCCATTGCATATGGCAGTTTGGATAAACAGAATGACTATGAGAATCAGATTACTGAAAGACTAAACCGTACCGGAATTGGTCCAATGGGTTTAGGTGGAAAGACTACAGTTCTTGGATGCTATTTGAATATAGGAAATCAAAGGGCGAGTGGTGTTAGAATAGTCTCAATCAGGCCGTCATGTTTTGTAGAACCTCGTGTAGCAACATTAAAATTGTAA
- a CDS encoding peptidase, translating to MDKTKKFLKKIGIDEVSNEYVSSKRFGDGGQFRFEVPGIQSPKTMKALLDEALKSNIFIHRVTQTKGIMMLADEEIEEMVSLAKDYGCELFLSVGPRATYDTSATVHTKEGSRIGYRLRGYDNLVYAIEDVKRACRLGVRGILLYDEGLLWVLNQMRRDGEIPESVHFKLSAHAGHSNAASAKLLEENGLNSLNPVRDLQIPMIASIRNATDMALDLHTENPKSTGGFIRHYEVPNFIKVASPVYLKTGGSVAANHNWDTTEKEAIARIKQVRLVKRMIDEYCPDAVASPDKSADLAVPE from the coding sequence ATGGATAAAACTAAAAAATTCCTTAAAAAGATAGGTATTGATGAAGTTTCAAATGAATATGTTTCATCCAAACGATTTGGTGATGGTGGACAGTTCCGTTTTGAGGTTCCGGGAATTCAGTCACCCAAAACAATGAAAGCACTTCTTGATGAAGCTTTAAAAAGCAATATTTTCATTCATCGTGTGACTCAAACCAAGGGAATAATGATGCTTGCTGATGAGGAGATTGAAGAAATGGTTTCTCTGGCTAAAGATTACGGATGTGAACTGTTCCTGTCAGTTGGTCCGAGGGCGACATATGATACCTCTGCCACAGTTCATACAAAGGAAGGCAGCAGAATCGGCTATCGATTAAGGGGTTATGATAATCTTGTTTATGCGATAGAGGATGTTAAAAGGGCATGCAGGTTAGGTGTTCGCGGAATTCTGCTTTACGATGAAGGTCTTTTGTGGGTATTGAATCAGATGCGAAGGGATGGTGAAATTCCTGAGAGTGTCCATTTCAAACTGTCTGCACATGCGGGACATTCAAATGCCGCATCTGCAAAACTGCTTGAAGAAAATGGGCTCAATTCTCTAAATCCTGTTCGTGACCTGCAGATTCCGATGATTGCATCTATTAGAAATGCAACAGATATGGCTTTGGATTTGCACACTGAAAATCCCAAATCAACAGGGGGATTTATTAGGCATTATGAAGTGCCAAACTTCATTAAAGTTGCCTCACCTGTTTATTTAAAGACCGGAGGCTCTGTTGCAGCCAACCATAATTGGGACACTACAGAAAAAGAAGCCATCGCTCGTATAAAACAAGTGAGACTTGTTAAAAGAATGATTGATGAGTATTGTCCGGATGCTGTTGCTTCACCAGACAAATCCGCTGATTTGGCAGTTCCTGAGTGA
- a CDS encoding MmgE/PrpD family protein, whose product MFLQNISKFISNYRYEQATVESITTVKAAFLDYFGVTYRGVREDAPSIACNTVGEIFHGNSDSNLKSSVIGTNFKADVLHAGLINGISAHVLELDDGHRKAQLHLGSVIFSTALAISEAYDLSGREFIEGVMTGYEVGILLGQIVNPEHRNRGFHTTGTVGTFVAGVVASKLLKLDEKQILNALGLCGTQAAGLLESDHGGSMGKSLHVGKAVYNGILSAYLARNGFTGSSTIFEGNEGFLKTMVVDDEDYKFDDFSLEDALKDIGKVRVRDIYFKKYPFCRHLHSSIDTALKLKASIGDEYDHIQNLAIKTYSVAAEHNNFNPKNIEELRQSLPYAVAISLVVGEVSVDDINQLIEFGLLENYSTVDTVNSIKNLVNNMIIVVDDKLNELYPEKRPSNVIIKLDDSFRNGVFQNITFLPKGDFENPFQLRELIDKFKALNPQYDIKNLTVIDSLEEYTMKYVVRKLNR is encoded by the coding sequence ATGTTTTTACAAAATATTTCTAAATTTATTTCAAACTATCGCTATGAACAGGCAACTGTAGAATCTATAACTACAGTAAAAGCTGCATTTCTAGATTATTTTGGAGTTACCTACAGAGGAGTAAGGGAAGATGCTCCAAGTATAGCTTGTAATACTGTTGGGGAAATATTTCATGGAAACTCAGATTCAAATTTAAAATCATCTGTAATAGGAACCAATTTTAAGGCAGACGTTTTGCATGCGGGCCTCATCAATGGGATATCTGCACATGTGCTGGAACTTGATGACGGCCACAGGAAAGCCCAACTCCATTTGGGTTCTGTTATTTTTTCAACCGCACTTGCTATCTCAGAAGCCTATGACTTGTCCGGTAGGGAATTTATTGAAGGTGTAATGACTGGTTATGAAGTTGGAATTCTTTTAGGACAAATTGTCAATCCCGAACACAGAAACAGAGGGTTTCATACTACTGGAACAGTTGGAACATTTGTAGCGGGGGTTGTGGCATCCAAATTATTGAAATTGGATGAAAAACAGATTTTAAATGCATTGGGTTTATGCGGAACTCAGGCTGCAGGACTGTTGGAATCCGACCATGGAGGATCCATGGGAAAATCATTGCATGTTGGAAAGGCAGTTTATAATGGAATATTGTCTGCTTACCTTGCAAGAAATGGTTTTACAGGATCAAGTACAATATTTGAAGGTAATGAAGGATTTTTAAAAACCATGGTTGTTGATGATGAAGATTACAAATTTGATGATTTCTCACTTGAAGACGCACTTAAAGACATTGGAAAGGTAAGGGTGAGAGACATCTACTTTAAAAAATATCCTTTCTGCAGACACCTGCACTCTTCAATCGACACCGCACTCAAGCTTAAGGCAAGTATTGGGGATGAATATGATCATATACAGAATTTGGCAATCAAGACATATTCCGTTGCTGCAGAACATAACAATTTCAATCCAAAAAATATAGAGGAGTTAAGGCAAAGCCTTCCGTATGCCGTTGCCATTTCATTGGTTGTGGGAGAAGTCAGCGTTGATGATATAAATCAGTTGATTGAGTTCGGCCTTTTGGAAAACTATTCGACAGTGGATACGGTTAACAGCATCAAGAATCTTGTAAATAACATGATTATAGTTGTTGATGATAAGTTAAATGAACTGTATCCGGAAAAAAGACCGTCCAATGTCATTATCAAACTGGATGACAGTTTTAGAAATGGAGTATTTCAAAACATCACTTTCCTTCCAAAGGGAGACTTTGAAAATCCATTCCAGTTAAGGGAGCTGATTGACAAGTTCAAGGCTTTAAATCCTCAGTATGACATTAAAAATTTGACTGTTATCGATTCATTAGAAGAATATACAATGAAATATGTTGTTCGCAAACTGAACAGGTAG
- a CDS encoding DUF3100 domain-containing protein, translated as MRIPNRGKDGQVEHIYREKTDKRILKKNPWRDYRLHGTVLILVIIAELIGTIEIPITKDVAITIMPLIYTIILGLIFYLAKPIKWIQRKQARIAEGSMMLFIGVLIAKLAVSSGQSIGLIFQMGSALILQEVGHLATILVLPIALLLGFKEEAIGMTNSIGREPNVAVVVDKYGFNSPESRGVFAIFIIGTVIGTIFISFLVTFSLSFLPLHPYAFAMASGVGSASMNAAAIGPTLAAFPGLETQIEAFAGFSNLLSFCVGIYIVIFIAIPLTEKMYRWLEPKIGRDSITPDEEDK; from the coding sequence ATTAGAATTCCTAATAGGGGTAAAGATGGGCAGGTAGAACATATTTATAGGGAAAAAACTGATAAACGTATCCTTAAGAAAAATCCATGGAGGGATTATCGCCTACATGGTACTGTGCTTATTTTAGTTATTATTGCCGAGCTAATCGGAACTATAGAAATTCCAATCACTAAAGATGTTGCAATTACAATAATGCCTTTGATATATACGATTATTTTAGGTCTTATCTTTTACCTTGCAAAACCTATCAAATGGATTCAAAGAAAACAGGCACGTATTGCTGAAGGGTCAATGATGCTTTTCATTGGCGTCTTGATTGCAAAGCTGGCTGTTTCAAGCGGACAGTCAATAGGTTTAATTTTTCAAATGGGGTCTGCTTTGATATTGCAGGAGGTAGGTCACTTGGCTACAATATTGGTTCTTCCGATTGCATTGCTTTTAGGATTTAAGGAAGAGGCAATAGGTATGACCAATTCAATTGGTAGGGAACCGAATGTTGCGGTTGTTGTGGACAAATATGGATTCAACTCTCCTGAATCAAGAGGAGTATTTGCAATATTCATTATAGGGACTGTTATCGGAACAATTTTCATAAGCTTTTTAGTGACATTTTCACTGTCGTTCCTTCCTTTGCATCCATATGCATTTGCGATGGCAAGTGGTGTGGGTAGCGCAAGTATGAATGCAGCTGCAATCGGTCCGACTCTGGCGGCATTTCCAGGATTGGAAACTCAAATTGAGGCGTTTGCAGGGTTCAGCAATCTCCTGTCATTTTGTGTAGGAATTTACATTGTAATATTTATTGCAATTCCATTAACCGAAAAAATGTATCGTTGGCTTGAGCCAAAAATAGGAAGGGATTCCATCACACCTGATGAGGAGGATAAATAA
- a CDS encoding DUF3100 domain-containing protein yields MPDQDSSTNEIQHLYRQKTDKRILKKNPWRDYGLHITVLVLVIIAELIGPIKIPLTKGVEVSIMPLLYTMVLGLVFYLAKPIKWIERKQSRVAEGAMMLFIGILIAKLAVSSGQSMHLLFEMGPALLFQELGHLATIFIALPVALLLGFKRETIGMTNSIGREPEVAVVVDKYGFNSPESRGIFALFIVGTIIGTVFISFLTSICVSILPLHPYAFAMASGVGSASMNAASLGPTLAAFPGLETQIEAFAGFSNLLSFSIGIYIVIFIAIPLTEKLYAFLEPKIGRKAIVPEDE; encoded by the coding sequence ATTCCTGATCAAGATTCTTCAACGAATGAAATTCAACATTTATATCGTCAAAAAACTGATAAACGTATTTTAAAGAAAAATCCTTGGCGAGATTATGGTTTGCATATAACTGTACTTGTTTTAGTGATAATTGCAGAGTTGATAGGTCCGATTAAAATACCTCTTACAAAAGGTGTTGAAGTTTCAATAATGCCTCTGCTATATACAATGGTTTTAGGTTTGGTATTCTATTTGGCAAAACCAATCAAATGGATTGAAAGAAAACAGTCCCGTGTTGCTGAAGGGGCAATGATGCTTTTTATAGGTATTTTGATTGCAAAACTGGCTGTTTCCAGTGGACAATCAATGCATCTTCTCTTTGAAATGGGTCCTGCATTACTGTTCCAGGAACTTGGGCATTTGGCAACTATTTTCATTGCACTTCCTGTTGCTTTACTTTTAGGATTTAAACGGGAAACAATTGGTATGACCAACTCCATAGGGAGGGAACCTGAAGTTGCAGTTGTTGTAGATAAATATGGATTTAATTCACCTGAATCAAGGGGAATTTTTGCATTGTTTATTGTGGGAACAATTATTGGTACTGTTTTCATAAGTTTCTTGACAAGTATATGTGTATCTATTTTGCCGTTGCATCCATATGCATTTGCTATGGCTTCTGGTGTGGGAAGTGCAAGTATGAATGCAGCATCACTGGGTCCGACTCTGGCGGCATTTCCGGGATTGGAAACTCAAATTGAGGCATTTGCAGGATTCAGTAATCTCCTGTCATTTTCAATTGGAATCTATATTGTAATATTTATTGCAATTCCATTGACTGAGAAATTATATGCATTTTTAGAGCCAAAAATTGGCAGAAAAGCTATTGTTCCGGAGGATGAATAA
- a CDS encoding tRNA(Ile)(2)-agmatinylcytidine synthase, producing MILIKYLYIGIDDTDSPDGMCTTFLASQIINEFKDNGIDLVDYPRLIRLNPFARFKTRGNGGVALKILNDSKANLAKEIVLKKVEKLSMFDCDNTNPGVIFYDGEITKKMQDYAFRAIYEFITIDEAEKFGKSIGCEIHKFKKGRGIIGSIAAIGLPLSDYTFELLAYRASENYGTKRQIDHESVYEMDRQTFPDTFENIDYSEDYIAIEPKTPCPVLYGIRSNNVEALKLAKDIVKVSEPIVDWCIFKTNQHTDMHIQKASKISDMKQFGCYEVTGKVKNKPTIIDGGHMFFYIADESGEIECGAYEPTKNFRKTVSYLHPGDIIKVYGGIGEQNTFNIEKFQVIELNDVEYENPVCECGKRMTSAGKNKGFKCRKCGNRIESNEKVPIKIHRNLDNAQFYETPVSARRHLSKPICRMNLG from the coding sequence GTGATTTTGATTAAGTATTTATATATTGGAATTGATGATACGGATTCTCCGGATGGTATGTGCACAACATTTCTTGCAAGCCAAATCATCAACGAATTTAAAGACAATGGAATAGATTTGGTTGACTATCCTCGATTGATTAGATTAAATCCGTTTGCCCGTTTTAAAACCCGTGGAAATGGGGGTGTGGCTTTAAAGATATTGAATGATTCAAAGGCTAATTTGGCAAAGGAAATCGTTCTTAAAAAAGTCGAAAAGCTGTCAATGTTTGATTGTGACAATACAAATCCTGGGGTCATCTTTTATGATGGGGAAATTACAAAGAAAATGCAGGATTATGCATTCAGAGCAATATATGAATTCATTACAATTGATGAGGCTGAAAAGTTTGGAAAATCCATTGGATGTGAAATTCACAAGTTTAAAAAGGGAAGAGGAATAATCGGCTCTATTGCAGCAATCGGTCTTCCTCTTAGTGATTATACTTTTGAACTTCTGGCCTACCGGGCGTCTGAAAATTATGGTACCAAAAGACAAATCGATCATGAATCTGTTTATGAGATGGACAGGCAGACATTTCCGGACACTTTTGAAAATATTGACTATTCTGAAGATTACATTGCAATTGAACCCAAAACACCGTGTCCTGTCTTATATGGAATCAGATCAAACAATGTCGAGGCACTGAAATTGGCCAAAGATATAGTTAAAGTTTCAGAACCTATTGTTGACTGGTGCATTTTCAAGACAAACCAGCATACAGATATGCATATTCAAAAGGCATCTAAAATTTCCGATATGAAACAGTTCGGGTGTTATGAGGTAACCGGAAAAGTAAAAAACAAGCCCACAATCATTGATGGTGGACACATGTTCTTTTACATTGCTGATGAGTCCGGAGAGATTGAATGTGGTGCTTATGAACCTACAAAAAATTTCAGAAAAACTGTATCCTATTTGCACCCTGGAGATATAATCAAGGTTTATGGGGGAATAGGTGAGCAGAATACATTCAACATTGAAAAATTTCAGGTAATTGAACTGAACGATGTTGAATATGAAAATCCTGTGTGCGAGTGCGGAAAAAGAATGACTTCCGCAGGAAAGAACAAGGGTTTCAAATGCAGAAAATGTGGAAATAGAATTGAGTCAAATGAAAAAGTTCCTATTAAAATTCATCGTAATTTGGATAATGCTCAATTTTATGAAACACCAGTTTCTGCAAGGCGTCATTTGTCAAAACCTATTTGCAGAATGAATTTAGGTTGA